The following proteins are encoded in a genomic region of Actinomycetota bacterium:
- a CDS encoding deoxyribonuclease IV, which produces MRIGCHVSISPKVYLAVDRAKSLGCDTFQIFASNPRAWKSPPLGQADLFEFKVRQAASSLSPLVVHVPYLVNLASPDAEVHAKSMVLFEDSLIRAGQLGADFLVLHPGSHLGQGTEAGIERVVASLEAFIPKIEGDTKILLENTAGQGGSLGAELSELSKMIEGLEGNPSFGVCFDTAHGFAAGYDVRAEEGIERTIEEIESSFGLSRLFLIHINDSKAPLGSRVDRHDDIGKGHIGLDGFKILLNHSAIRELDAILETPKKDEEDDRRNLATIRALLA; this is translated from the coding sequence GTGAGGATCGGTTGCCACGTCTCCATCTCACCGAAGGTATATCTCGCCGTCGATAGGGCAAAGAGCCTAGGTTGCGACACCTTTCAGATATTCGCCTCCAATCCGAGGGCCTGGAAGAGCCCGCCCTTGGGCCAAGCCGACCTCTTTGAATTCAAGGTGCGCCAAGCGGCGTCATCTTTAAGCCCGCTCGTCGTTCACGTTCCCTATCTCGTCAACCTGGCCTCACCCGATGCAGAGGTTCACGCCAAATCGATGGTCCTTTTTGAGGACTCCCTTATCAGGGCGGGCCAACTGGGAGCCGACTTTCTGGTCCTCCACCCCGGAAGCCATTTGGGCCAAGGGACCGAGGCGGGCATCGAGAGGGTCGTCGCCTCACTCGAGGCCTTCATCCCTAAGATCGAGGGCGACACAAAGATTCTTCTTGAAAATACGGCAGGTCAAGGGGGCTCTCTTGGCGCCGAGCTTAGTGAACTCTCCAAGATGATCGAGGGTTTGGAGGGGAATCCCTCCTTTGGAGTCTGCTTCGATACGGCCCACGGATTTGCGGCCGGCTACGACGTCAGGGCGGAGGAGGGGATAGAGCGGACGATCGAAGAGATCGAGAGCTCCTTTGGGCTTAGCAGGCTCTTTCTGATACACATCAACGATTCCAAGGCGCCGCTCGGCTCTCGCGTAGACCGCCATGACGATATCGGAAAGGGCCACATCGGTCTGGATGGTTTTAAGATCTTGTTGAATCACTCGGCCATTCGAGAGCTTGACGCCATCTTGGAGACTCCCAAAAAGGACGAAGAGGATGACAGAAGAAACCTTGCCACAATAAGGGCACTTTTGGCATAA
- a CDS encoding cofactor-independent phosphoglycerate mutase: protein MKYIFLVPDGAADYPLRELGDKTPLQFANAPNMDSLAQRGIIGSVDTIPRGMNPGSDVANMSLLGYDPLKYHTGRGFFEAAQLGIELKEGEYAFRCNLITVLDDRIADYSAGHISSEEASELISALNDFFADDGLRFYPGLSYRHIMVSRGDFEGIDFTPPHDVVGGLVLDNLSQDPRVKHLNELMLSSKDALALHPINLKRQADGKRPANMIWLWGQGRAVDIPSFFDKFSLKGGVISAVDLIMGLGRSVGLKVIKVPGATGYLDTDYKAKGEHALRALADLDFIFVHVEAPDEAGHIGDAKAKVKAIEDFDEKVVETIVEGLAGSDFRLLIAPDHPTPVSVRTHTSEAVPFLVYDSTDEREGATSFDEAQAKRSPIKVTAGFKLMGELLSKGEPFAHR, encoded by the coding sequence ATGAAATACATCTTCCTTGTGCCAGACGGCGCGGCCGATTACCCCTTGAGAGAGCTTGGCGATAAGACTCCCCTCCAGTTTGCAAATGCGCCCAACATGGACTCTCTTGCTCAGCGCGGGATAATCGGCTCGGTCGATACGATCCCAAGGGGCATGAACCCCGGAAGCGATGTCGCCAATATGTCTCTTCTCGGCTACGATCCGCTGAAGTATCATACCGGGCGCGGCTTTTTCGAGGCGGCCCAGCTTGGAATAGAGCTGAAAGAGGGCGAGTACGCCTTTCGTTGCAACTTGATAACGGTCCTGGACGATAGGATAGCCGATTACAGCGCGGGTCACATTTCGAGCGAAGAGGCGAGCGAGCTCATCTCGGCTCTGAATGATTTCTTCGCCGATGATGGTCTCCGTTTCTATCCGGGATTGAGCTACCGCCACATCATGGTAAGCAGGGGCGATTTTGAGGGTATCGATTTCACTCCTCCGCACGATGTGGTCGGCGGCCTAGTCCTTGATAATCTCTCACAGGATCCCAGAGTCAAACATTTAAATGAGCTGATGCTCTCATCGAAGGATGCTCTGGCCTTACATCCCATCAACCTCAAGCGGCAGGCCGATGGCAAGAGACCGGCCAATATGATCTGGCTCTGGGGGCAAGGGAGAGCCGTCGATATACCCTCATTTTTCGATAAATTTTCCCTAAAGGGCGGGGTCATTTCTGCCGTAGATTTAATCATGGGTCTGGGCCGCTCCGTGGGGCTCAAGGTGATAAAGGTGCCCGGAGCGACCGGCTATCTCGATACCGACTACAAGGCCAAAGGAGAACATGCCTTAAGAGCCCTGGCCGATCTCGACTTCATCTTCGTTCATGTCGAGGCGCCGGATGAAGCTGGCCACATCGGAGACGCCAAGGCCAAGGTCAAGGCCATCGAAGATTTCGACGAGAAGGTGGTGGAGACGATCGTTGAGGGATTGGCGGGAAGCGATTTTCGCCTTCTTATCGCCCCCGATCATCCCACTCCGGTCTCGGTAAGGACCCATACTAGCGAGGCGGTTCCTTTTCTCGTCTATGATTCAACCGATGAGAGAGAGGGGGCCACCTCATTCGATGAGGCTCAGGCTAAGAGGAGCCCGATAAAGGTTACGGCCGGCTTTAAGCTCATGGGAGAATTGCTATCGAAAGGAGAACCATTTGCGCATCGCTGA
- the thrC gene encoding threonine synthase, with protein sequence MVKWPGLIEHYRKFLPVSEKTPVITLGEGNTPLIFANNLSEELGLKLFFKYEGLNPTGSFKDRGMTMAISRAVEEGSKAVMCASTGNTSASAAAYSAKAGMDCIVLIPGGGVALGKLSQALMHGAKVLSVNGNFDQALKIVRVLTEKHPITLVNSVNQFRIEGQKTAAFEICDQLDGAPDYLFIPVGNAGNITSYWAGFNEYRRAGLSKTLPKMMGFQAAGAAPIVLGHPIEHPETLATAIRIGNPARWDEATKARDESGGTIGMVTDDEIIAAYKLIAAKEGIFAEPASAASVAGLLKMVKEKALLQGATVVSVLTGHGLKDPDNAIEHSRGIIEVDATNESVERAIFDPIP encoded by the coding sequence ATGGTTAAGTGGCCCGGCCTGATCGAGCATTACCGAAAATTTCTGCCGGTTAGCGAGAAGACTCCGGTCATAACCTTGGGCGAGGGCAACACCCCGCTCATCTTCGCGAACAATCTGAGCGAAGAGCTGGGACTCAAGTTATTCTTCAAATATGAGGGGCTCAATCCGACCGGCTCCTTCAAGGACAGGGGCATGACCATGGCCATCAGCCGGGCGGTAGAGGAGGGGTCCAAGGCGGTCATGTGCGCTTCGACTGGAAACACCTCAGCTTCTGCCGCTGCCTACTCAGCCAAGGCCGGCATGGACTGCATAGTCTTGATACCGGGAGGCGGGGTAGCCCTCGGCAAGCTCTCCCAGGCTCTCATGCATGGGGCCAAGGTCCTCTCGGTTAATGGAAACTTTGATCAGGCCCTAAAGATCGTGCGCGTTCTGACCGAAAAACATCCGATCACCCTGGTCAATTCGGTGAATCAATTCAGGATAGAGGGGCAGAAGACTGCCGCCTTCGAGATCTGCGACCAGCTCGATGGCGCCCCCGACTATCTCTTCATACCGGTCGGAAACGCCGGAAACATCACCTCCTATTGGGCTGGGTTCAACGAGTATCGGAGGGCCGGACTCTCCAAGACTCTGCCCAAGATGATGGGCTTTCAGGCGGCCGGGGCCGCCCCGATAGTCCTCGGTCATCCGATAGAACATCCCGAGACCTTGGCCACCGCCATCCGCATAGGCAATCCGGCCAGGTGGGACGAGGCGACCAAGGCAAGGGATGAGTCGGGCGGAACGATTGGCATGGTCACCGACGACGAGATAATCGCCGCTTATAAACTGATAGCCGCAAAGGAGGGCATCTTCGCCGAGCCCGCTTCGGCCGCCTCGGTTGCCGGCCTCCTCAAGATGGTTAAAGAGAAGGCCCTCCTACAAGGTGCGACGGTCGTCTCCGTCCTGACCGGTCATGGCCTCAAAGATCCGGACAATGCCATCGAGCATAGCAGAGGTATAATCGAAGTCGATGCCACCAATGAATCGGTGGAGAGGGCCATCTTCGACCCCATCCCCTAA
- the argS gene encoding arginine--tRNA ligase — translation MREILKDIIHRAALTVAPPGELDDLKLADVLIEHPKEKGHGDFATNLALILAKRLKKSPRKLADEMVEALKGEHHFISRVETAGPGFINFFLSDDWYRECLREIKKKGPSFGRVELGGGKSVQIEFVSANPVGPMHVGHGRWAAVGDALARLLNFAGYRVHKEFYINDYGNQMNIFAASVTARYLELFGRQAEFPPEGYMGEYVKDIAADIIELDGDRYVEMDEAERLTEMGEAAYKDVITHTKRVLSDMGVTFDNWFSERELHRSGAVLEAVWDLKRAGFTYEENGAVWFASTKFSDDKDRVLIRESGEPTYFAADVAYHKDKLKRGFDGLIDIWGADHHGYAGRVKAAIEALGYPKDKLTIIIGQLVNLLRAGEPVRMSKRTGEMVTLEELLSEVGSDAARYFFLTKSTDTALDFDIELAKKRSSDNPVYYVQYAHARISSIIRFADEKGVKAAIARGDGLSHLDHPSELDLMRKLAEFEEVIEISATKLAPYRLTKYAEEVAGLFHVFYTKCRVIFDEETASEEDLAKSGPRLILAEATRQIIANCLSILGISAPDKM, via the coding sequence TTGAGAGAGATACTTAAAGATATCATCCACCGGGCCGCCCTGACCGTTGCGCCGCCCGGAGAGCTGGATGACTTAAAGCTGGCCGATGTGCTGATAGAACACCCCAAAGAGAAGGGTCACGGCGATTTTGCGACAAACCTTGCGCTCATCCTCGCCAAACGCTTAAAGAAATCGCCAAGGAAGCTCGCCGATGAGATGGTGGAGGCCTTAAAGGGCGAACATCACTTCATCTCCAGAGTGGAGACGGCCGGACCCGGTTTCATCAATTTCTTCTTAAGCGACGACTGGTACAGAGAGTGCCTTCGGGAGATCAAAAAGAAAGGCCCATCTTTTGGCCGGGTCGAACTGGGCGGGGGAAAGAGCGTCCAGATCGAATTCGTGAGCGCAAATCCGGTCGGCCCCATGCACGTCGGTCACGGCCGCTGGGCGGCCGTCGGAGATGCGTTGGCGCGTCTCCTTAACTTTGCCGGCTACCGGGTGCACAAAGAATTCTACATCAATGACTACGGCAACCAGATGAACATCTTTGCCGCCTCGGTTACGGCCAGATACCTGGAGCTCTTCGGGCGCCAAGCGGAATTTCCCCCCGAGGGCTATATGGGCGAGTATGTCAAGGATATCGCGGCCGATATCATCGAGTTGGATGGCGACCGATACGTCGAGATGGACGAGGCCGAGCGTCTCACAGAGATGGGCGAGGCCGCCTATAAGGACGTAATCACCCACACTAAACGGGTCCTTTCCGACATGGGGGTCACCTTCGATAACTGGTTTTCCGAGCGCGAACTTCACCGCTCGGGAGCGGTCCTTGAGGCGGTCTGGGACCTCAAGAGGGCCGGCTTTACCTACGAGGAGAACGGGGCCGTCTGGTTCGCCTCGACCAAGTTTTCCGACGATAAGGACAGGGTTTTAATCCGCGAGAGCGGCGAACCGACCTACTTTGCGGCCGATGTCGCCTATCATAAGGATAAGCTTAAGAGGGGCTTCGATGGTCTGATCGACATCTGGGGAGCAGACCATCACGGCTACGCGGGCAGGGTTAAGGCGGCCATAGAGGCCTTGGGTTATCCCAAGGATAAGTTGACGATAATCATCGGCCAGCTTGTCAACCTGCTCAGGGCGGGCGAGCCGGTCAGGATGTCCAAACGGACCGGCGAGATGGTCACCTTGGAAGAACTCCTATCCGAGGTCGGTTCCGATGCCGCCCGCTACTTCTTTCTGACCAAGTCGACCGATACCGCACTCGACTTCGACATCGAACTTGCCAAGAAGAGGTCGTCCGACAATCCCGTCTATTACGTCCAGTATGCTCACGCCAGGATCTCGAGCATCATAAGGTTTGCCGACGAAAAGGGGGTCAAAGCGGCGATTGCAAGGGGGGACGGTCTCTCTCATCTCGATCATCCGAGTGAGCTCGATCTGATGAGAAAGCTTGCCGAGTTCGAAGAGGTGATAGAGATTTCGGCCACCAAGCTCGCCCCCTATCGTCTGACCAAATACGCCGAGGAAGTGGCCGGTCTCTTTCACGTCTTCTACACCAAGTGCCGAGTCATCTTCGATGAGGAGACGGCTAGCGAGGAAGATCTGGCCAAAAGCGGGCCGAGGCTGATCTTGGCCGAAGCCACCCGTCAAATCATTGCAAACTGCCTTAGCATCCTGGGCATATCTGCGCCGGACAAGATGTGA
- a CDS encoding glycosyltransferase family 4 protein: MRIAELAPVWERVPPLRYGGIELVVSLLTEELVKRGHKVTLFATGDSKTRAKLVSAYHTKPSREVMVKGGHSVDLIHATQAFRMADEFDIIHNHSGDIAIAMASIVKTPVLTTLHGSFTDQNKRFFRMFKDGCYYNAISLAQKNGLPELNYAGIVYNAIDTDHYKFQKDKGDYFVFLSRFSPLKGPHLAIDVAKRAGVRLIMAGKVDPGADSEYFEDMIAPHIDGDQIKFLGEVSDKKKRELLELAKAFIFPLQWPEPFGLVMPEAMACGTPVIAFPFGSVPEIVKDGVSGFIVKDIDEMAEAVKRVGEIDPASCRKYAEERFSVLRMVDDYEAIFEKILMKR, translated from the coding sequence TTGCGCATCGCTGAACTTGCACCGGTCTGGGAGAGGGTGCCCCCCCTAAGATATGGCGGCATCGAACTCGTGGTCTCCCTCTTGACGGAGGAACTCGTCAAGAGGGGCCACAAGGTCACGCTCTTTGCCACCGGTGACTCCAAGACCCGGGCCAAACTTGTATCGGCCTACCATACCAAGCCATCCAGGGAAGTCATGGTGAAGGGCGGTCATTCGGTCGACTTAATCCATGCTACCCAGGCCTTTCGAATGGCGGATGAGTTCGACATCATCCATAACCATTCCGGAGACATCGCCATAGCCATGGCCTCCATCGTCAAGACCCCCGTCTTGACCACCCTGCACGGCTCCTTCACCGATCAAAATAAGAGATTTTTTAGGATGTTCAAGGACGGCTGTTACTACAACGCCATCAGTCTGGCTCAGAAAAACGGACTCCCTGAGCTCAATTATGCCGGCATCGTCTATAACGCCATCGATACCGATCATTATAAGTTTCAAAAGGATAAAGGGGACTACTTCGTCTTTTTGAGCAGGTTCAGCCCGCTCAAGGGGCCTCATCTGGCCATCGATGTGGCCAAGCGGGCCGGCGTCAGGCTCATCATGGCCGGCAAGGTCGATCCGGGGGCCGACAGCGAATACTTCGAGGATATGATCGCCCCCCACATCGATGGCGACCAAATCAAGTTTTTAGGGGAAGTATCCGATAAGAAGAAAAGAGAGCTGCTAGAACTGGCTAAAGCATTCATATTTCCGCTTCAGTGGCCCGAGCCTTTCGGTCTGGTCATGCCGGAAGCCATGGCTTGTGGAACGCCGGTTATTGCTTTTCCCTTCGGGAGCGTCCCTGAGATAGTTAAGGATGGGGTTAGCGGTTTCATCGTCAAAGATATCGATGAGATGGCAGAAGCGGTTAAGCGGGTGGGTGAGATCGACCCGGCCTCTTGCCGGAAGTATGCCGAAGAGAGATTCAGCGTCTTGCGCATGGTCGATGATTATGAGGCCATCTTTGAAAAAATACTGATGAAGCGCTAG
- a CDS encoding homoserine dehydrogenase: MKNKIGVGLIGLGTVGSGVHKILTLHRSDFKNKTGIDIEIRAVYDRNPDKADKLGINKELFVDLDGLLAHSGIDIVVEVIGGIEPAKSMILGAFKAKKSVVTANKELMSRHGGELLEAAKESGVDLFFEASVGGGIPIIHPLKESLASNRIIKVMGIINGTTNFILTKMAESGCTFDDALKEAQERGYAESDPSADIEGRDAAAKIAILASIAFNSRLTLDDVSTQGISSVAASDIEYASEMGYVIKLIALAKEEAGLLEAGVYPTMIPKGHPLASVGGVYNAIFVEGDSVGEVMFFGQGAGSLPAASAVVSDVIAIARNISYGATGRAGCGCFMNLKMKPAEEMRSRYYLRVKALDRPGVLAKISKVFGDCQVSLASVIQKDTAEDAADLVFVTHEVKEGNFRKALKGIEGLDEVGGIYNVIRVEDKKDG; this comes from the coding sequence ATGAAGAATAAAATAGGTGTCGGTCTGATCGGCCTGGGCACGGTGGGGAGCGGAGTCCATAAGATACTCACCCTCCACCGGAGCGATTTCAAAAATAAGACCGGGATAGATATCGAGATAAGGGCCGTCTATGACAGGAATCCCGACAAAGCCGATAAGCTTGGGATCAACAAGGAGCTCTTTGTCGATCTGGACGGCCTGTTGGCTCACTCCGGCATCGATATCGTGGTCGAGGTGATCGGAGGCATCGAGCCCGCAAAGAGCATGATTCTTGGAGCCTTCAAGGCCAAAAAGAGCGTGGTTACGGCCAACAAGGAGCTGATGAGCCGCCATGGAGGAGAGCTTTTAGAGGCGGCCAAGGAGTCCGGAGTCGATCTCTTCTTCGAGGCCAGCGTGGGCGGGGGCATTCCCATCATCCATCCCCTAAAGGAGTCTCTGGCCAGCAACCGGATCATCAAAGTCATGGGCATCATCAACGGGACGACCAACTTCATTTTGACAAAGATGGCCGAAAGCGGCTGCACCTTCGATGACGCTTTGAAGGAGGCGCAAGAGAGGGGTTACGCCGAGAGCGACCCGAGCGCCGATATCGAGGGACGGGACGCCGCCGCCAAGATCGCGATCCTCGCCTCTATCGCCTTCAATAGTCGTCTTACGTTGGATGACGTCTCTACTCAGGGGATATCAAGCGTCGCGGCAAGTGACATCGAATATGCGAGCGAGATGGGCTACGTCATAAAATTGATCGCCCTCGCCAAAGAGGAAGCCGGCCTCCTTGAGGCAGGGGTCTACCCGACCATGATCCCTAAGGGCCATCCTCTCGCCTCGGTGGGCGGCGTATACAACGCCATCTTCGTCGAGGGCGATTCGGTCGGCGAGGTCATGTTCTTTGGTCAAGGGGCGGGCAGCCTTCCGGCTGCAAGCGCCGTCGTCAGCGACGTGATCGCCATTGCAAGGAACATAAGTTATGGGGCGACCGGCCGCGCGGGCTGCGGCTGCTTCATGAATCTCAAGATGAAACCGGCCGAAGAGATGCGGTCGAGATATTACCTTCGCGTAAAGGCTCTGGACAGGCCGGGTGTTTTGGCCAAGATCTCCAAGGTCTTCGGCGACTGCCAAGTGAGCCTTGCAAGCGTCATCCAGAAGGATACGGCCGAAGATGCCGCCGACCTAGTCTTCGTCACCCACGAGGTCAAAGAGGGCAATTTCAGAAAGGCCCTTAAGGGCATCGAAGGGCTGGATGAGGTGGGTGGCATATACAACGTGATAAGGGTGGAGGATAAGAAGGATGGTTAA
- the lysA gene encoding diaminopimelate decarboxylase — MVLPVNSKIRSDGHLEIGGLSGVELAKEFGTPLFVMDEEMIRDNCRRYLKSFRDLSSNTEVIFASKAFVALAMCQIIQEEGLSLDVASGGELYTAKKAAFPPERLFLHGNNKTPGELELALRVGVGTIVVDSMTEIDLLDSLAKEKEMVQDVMLRITPGIKPSTHTFIQTGQIDSKFGFGLADGVAMEAIKATLTRKNLNPVGLHAHIGSQIFALHSYAKAIEIVAAFAEDVYKETGFLTEALNLGGGLGIKYGADDEPATIEEYAEAIVGGVEAEMKKRDLPCPKILVEPGRSIVGNAGVTLYTVGTIKEIPSVRTYLAVDGGMSDNLRPMLYGAVYEALLADRADLKGDHKVTVVGKHCESGDVLIKDVLLPQPKVGDILCTPATGAYGYTMANNYNKQPRPAVVMVKDGTAKVIIRRESYEDLVRLDSSL, encoded by the coding sequence ATGGTTCTGCCCGTAAATTCTAAGATAAGATCGGATGGCCATCTTGAAATAGGAGGCCTAAGTGGAGTAGAGCTGGCCAAAGAATTCGGCACCCCCCTCTTCGTTATGGACGAGGAGATGATACGCGACAACTGTCGAAGGTATTTGAAATCCTTTAGAGATCTCAGCTCAAATACTGAGGTGATCTTCGCGAGCAAGGCCTTTGTCGCGCTCGCCATGTGTCAGATCATTCAAGAGGAGGGCCTTTCGCTCGACGTCGCCTCGGGCGGCGAACTCTATACGGCCAAGAAGGCCGCCTTCCCACCGGAGCGGCTCTTTCTGCACGGCAACAACAAGACACCAGGCGAACTCGAATTGGCCTTAAGGGTGGGGGTCGGGACCATCGTTGTCGACAGCATGACCGAGATTGACCTCCTCGACTCCTTGGCCAAGGAGAAAGAGATGGTCCAAGACGTGATGCTCAGGATCACCCCGGGAATCAAGCCCTCCACTCACACCTTCATCCAGACCGGCCAGATAGATTCCAAGTTCGGCTTCGGTCTGGCCGATGGGGTGGCCATGGAGGCGATCAAGGCCACGCTGACGAGGAAAAACTTGAACCCGGTCGGCCTTCATGCCCATATCGGCTCCCAGATATTTGCCCTCCACTCCTACGCCAAGGCGATTGAGATAGTGGCCGCCTTTGCCGAAGATGTCTACAAGGAGACCGGCTTTCTGACCGAAGCCCTAAATCTGGGCGGCGGTCTTGGTATAAAATATGGGGCCGATGATGAGCCGGCCACCATCGAGGAGTATGCTGAGGCTATAGTCGGTGGCGTCGAGGCGGAGATGAAGAAGAGAGACCTTCCTTGCCCCAAGATACTGGTGGAGCCGGGACGCTCGATAGTCGGAAACGCCGGAGTGACCCTCTATACCGTCGGAACGATCAAGGAGATACCATCCGTTCGGACTTATCTTGCCGTCGACGGCGGAATGTCCGATAACTTGCGCCCCATGCTCTACGGGGCCGTATATGAGGCCCTTTTAGCCGATCGCGCCGATTTGAAGGGCGACCATAAGGTGACCGTCGTCGGCAAGCATTGCGAATCGGGCGACGTCCTGATAAAGGACGTCCTCTTGCCCCAGCCCAAGGTGGGCGACATCCTCTGCACCCCGGCGACCGGAGCATACGGCTACACTATGGCCAACAACTATAATAAGCAGCCCCGTCCGGCCGTGGTCATGGTCAAGGATGGGACGGCAAAGGTGATAATAAGGAGAGAGAGTTATGAGGATCTGGTCCGTCTGGACTCGTCCCTCTAA
- a CDS encoding amylo-alpha-1,6-glucosidase: protein MGNIIGPDGRVFEEEVEATNRILNKGIPFIIVDVKEKVLTTKEGDYFLLTTMEGDVPENNTRGFGFYYQDTRFLSCFEFRVGDRIPVFLASTVEVSYMERVECTNPDLQQNGVKIPQETLNIRQLRLVHNGLSNRVRVENFNAFPVELKLQFKLDSDFADIFEVRGLKRETRGKLLSPQMEGKTLTFAYLGLDDVFRRTEIHFSKEPSSVNFNSTGASLEFNLRIEANSKSILSFSVVPVVGDEKPHLSDNYKQTLSELEESYDLNAMKCLKIETDNSLFDRLTKRSKDDIRMLVTEMGHGRMIAAGVPWFVSPFGRDSAIVAIQTLPLCSELARDVIKFLALYQGQVEDTWRDEEPGKILHELRRGELANIKEIPHTPYYGSIDSTPLFLILVSEYFKWTGDVDFLRSIKPNLDAAIDWIKNYGDKDGDLFVEYERKAKRGLANQGWKDSYSAVSHLDGSPAQAPIALVEVQGYVYYALMRMGEIYSTLGEEEKSISLISWANALKNKFIDHFWMEGESFLAMALDGDKNQVKSITSNPGQALWTGILDLDKAKEVKDRLMAPDMFSGWGIRTLSKTAKNYNPMSYHNGSIWPHDNAIIARGFKRYGFNFAVETVATGMFETAVHHPYSRLPELFCGFTRKGEGWPIDYPVACTPQAWAAGSMFMILQAMLGLSPDAKKGVLYVNSPTLPPWLKEVKLLGLKVGSGSFDISFIQRDDITSFMLIRKEGNITIIMEE from the coding sequence TTGGGCAATATCATCGGGCCGGACGGCCGGGTCTTCGAAGAAGAGGTCGAGGCGACAAACAGGATACTCAACAAGGGCATACCCTTCATAATCGTCGACGTTAAGGAGAAGGTCCTAACCACCAAAGAGGGCGACTACTTCCTCTTGACCACCATGGAGGGGGATGTCCCGGAGAATAATACCCGCGGCTTTGGCTTCTACTATCAGGATACCCGCTTTCTGAGCTGTTTCGAGTTTCGGGTGGGCGACCGTATCCCGGTCTTTCTCGCCTCGACGGTCGAGGTGAGCTACATGGAGAGGGTGGAGTGCACTAACCCCGATCTTCAGCAGAACGGCGTCAAGATCCCCCAAGAGACCCTAAATATTCGTCAGCTCAGGCTCGTCCACAACGGTCTTTCCAACCGGGTGCGGGTGGAGAACTTCAATGCCTTTCCGGTCGAATTGAAGCTCCAATTCAAACTCGACTCCGATTTTGCCGACATCTTCGAAGTCAGGGGCTTAAAGAGGGAGACCAGGGGCAAGCTGCTCTCTCCCCAGATGGAAGGCAAGACCTTAACCTTCGCTTACCTTGGTCTAGACGATGTCTTCCGCCGAACGGAGATACATTTTTCCAAGGAGCCCTCGTCGGTCAACTTCAACTCGACCGGGGCCAGCCTGGAATTCAATTTGAGGATCGAGGCCAACTCCAAATCGATCTTGAGCTTTTCGGTCGTTCCGGTAGTCGGGGATGAAAAACCCCACTTAAGTGATAATTACAAACAGACCCTAAGCGAGCTTGAGGAGTCATACGACCTCAATGCGATGAAGTGTTTGAAGATCGAGACGGACAACTCCCTCTTCGATCGGCTCACAAAACGGAGCAAGGACGACATCAGGATGCTGGTGACCGAGATGGGTCACGGCCGGATGATAGCGGCCGGAGTCCCCTGGTTCGTCTCTCCCTTCGGTCGAGACAGCGCCATAGTCGCCATCCAGACCCTGCCGCTCTGCAGTGAACTGGCCAGAGATGTCATAAAATTCCTCGCCCTCTACCAGGGTCAAGTTGAGGACACCTGGCGGGACGAGGAGCCCGGCAAAATCCTCCACGAACTGAGAAGGGGCGAACTCGCCAACATCAAGGAGATACCACATACTCCATATTATGGCTCGATCGATTCGACCCCACTCTTTCTCATCCTGGTCAGCGAGTATTTCAAGTGGACCGGTGATGTCGATTTCTTAAGGTCGATAAAGCCCAACTTAGATGCGGCCATCGACTGGATAAAGAATTACGGGGACAAAGACGGCGACCTCTTCGTGGAGTACGAGAGGAAGGCTAAGAGGGGTCTAGCCAATCAGGGCTGGAAGGACTCGTATAGCGCCGTCAGCCACTTAGACGGCAGTCCGGCCCAGGCTCCCATCGCTCTGGTCGAGGTGCAGGGCTACGTCTATTACGCCCTCATGAGGATGGGCGAGATATACTCGACATTGGGGGAGGAGGAGAAATCTATATCGCTCATCTCTTGGGCAAACGCGCTCAAGAATAAGTTCATCGACCACTTCTGGATGGAGGGAGAGAGCTTTCTGGCCATGGCCCTAGATGGAGATAAGAACCAGGTCAAGAGCATCACCTCCAATCCCGGTCAGGCTCTCTGGACGGGCATTCTAGATCTTGACAAGGCCAAAGAGGTGAAGGATCGCTTGATGGCCCCCGATATGTTCTCTGGCTGGGGGATCAGGACCCTTTCCAAAACGGCCAAGAACTACAACCCGATGAGCTATCACAATGGCAGCATCTGGCCGCACGATAACGCCATAATCGCCCGCGGCTTCAAGAGGTACGGCTTCAATTTCGCGGTCGAGACGGTGGCAACCGGCATGTTTGAAACGGCCGTCCATCACCCTTACAGCCGTCTTCCCGAACTCTTCTGCGGATTTACCCGCAAGGGGGAGGGCTGGCCGATCGACTATCCCGTCGCCTGCACTCCACAGGCCTGGGCGGCCGGAAGCATGTTCATGATCCTCCAGGCCATGCTGGGTCTAAGCCCCGATGCCAAGAAAGGCGTCCTCTACGTCAATTCTCCAACTCTTCCACCCTGGCTCAAAGAGGTTAAGCTCTTGGGTCTGAAAGTCGGCTCCGGCTCCTTCGACATATCCTTCATCCAGAGGGATGATATAACGAGCTTCATGCTCATACGAAAAGAGGGCAACATAACGATAATCATGGAGGAGTAG